The Nocardia sp. NBC_00508 nucleotide sequence TGACACCGGCAGCGACAGGATCCCGCGGTGGATCAGGCTGGGCCGGTACTCGATCGCGTCGGTCGCCAGGCTCACCTCGGGAGCGCGCGCCAGCAGTGCGCCCACCGCGGCCTCCGCCTCGATCCGCGCCAGCGGCGCGCCCACGCAATAGTGGATGCCCAGGCTGAAGCCGAGATGCTTTCGGGCCGGGCGGTTTCCGGCATAGCGGGTGACGTCGAAGGTATCCGCGCCGGGGTAGACCCGCTCGTCCCTGCTGGCCGACGCCGTGAGCACAACGACCCCGTCGCCGCGCCGGAACTGGTGCTCGCCGACCACGGTATCGGCGAGGGCGACCCGGATGGTGAATTGGGTGGGCGCGTCGTAGCGCAGCATCTCGTCGAGCGCGGGCGCGATCAGCTCCGGGTTGTCCCGCAGCAGCGCGAGCTGGTCCGGATTGCGCAGCAGCGCGAGCATGCCGTTGCCGATCAGGTTGATCGAGGTCTCCATGCCCGCGACCAGGGTGAGCAGCGCCATGCCGATCACCTCGGGTTCGGACAGCTGGTCGCCGTCCGCGCTCGCCGCGACCAGAGCGCTCAGCAGATCGGGCGTCGGATTCGCCTTCTTCTGCTGGACCAGGCGGGCGAAGTAGCCCATGCACTCCATCGCCGCCGTGCCGCGCGCGGCCACGTCGTCCGGACCGAGCAGCGAGTCGGGGTCGCTGCCGCGCGCGATGGCCAGCTGCCACTCGCGGAATTTCGCCCCGTCGGCCGGGTCGGCGCCCAGCAGGCGCACCGGGACCATCGCCACCGCCAGCGGGACGGCCAGATCGTTGAGCACATCCAGTTCGCCGCGTTCGACGGCCGCGTCGATGATCTCCCGTACGACTTGCCCTGCCACCGGCACCATCTCGGCCATCAGCCGGGGAGTGAAAGCCTTCGCCACCAGCTTGCGATAGCGGCCGTGCTCGGGCGGATCCATCCGGACGAACGAACCGGGGATCGCGGCCGTGGTGTCCCGGAAGGGGCTGATGCCCGCCGCGTAGCCGTGGCCCCAGCCGGCGCCGGTCAGGATCGCGGCACACTCTTCGTAGCGGGTGACCAAGGTGACCGGCACGTCCCCGAAGGCGTAGGGGAAGAGCGCCGCGACGTCCCGCACGCGCCGGTATGCCGGATACGGGTCGGTGCGCTCGCTCGGGTCGAAGGCATCAAAGGTCACATCGGTGGGCGTAACGGTGTTCATCGGGGCTCCATCCGGACACGCAGTTGCGACATGCCGCGCACGACCACATTCGGCCGGTACGGCGGTTCCTCGAGCAAGGTCATGGACGCGACCCGATCGGCGATCGCCCGCAGCACCACGTGCATTTCCAGCCGGGCCAGCGGCGCGCCGAGGCAATAGTGCAGGCCCAATCCGAAAGACAAGTGCCGCTCGGCTTTTCGTCCCCGCGCGTACCGCGCGATATCGAATTCGGCGGCGCGGGGAAAGGCCGATGGGTCGCGGTTGGCCGAGGCGAGCAGCACGATCACCGCGTCACCCGGCGCGAAAGTCCGTCCGGAGATGGTGATCTCGTCGTGCGCGGTGCGCGTGGTCAGATGCACCGGCGCGTCGTAGCGCAACACCTCGTCCACCGCGGGCTCGGACAGTTCGGGAAAGCTACGCAGCCGCTCGAACTGCTCCGGGTTGCGAATGAGCGCGAGCACGCCGTTGCCGATCAGGTTGACCGTGGTCTCGTGCCCGGCGACGACGAGGATCAGCAACGTGCCGAGCAATTCGGTGCGGGTCAGGCGCGCACCCGCGTCGTCGGCCTGCACCAACGCGGTGATCAGGTCCGCGCGCGGGGCGCGGCGGCGCTGTTCGACCAGGTCGCCGAAGAACTCGAGGAACGCGTGCACAGCGGTGGTGCGCGCGTCCAGCTCCTGCCGCGACAGCAGCACATCCGGGTCGAGACCGCGTGCGATGCCGGTGGAGATCTGCCGGACGTGCTCATGCGCCTCCGCGGGCACGCCGAGCAGTTCGCACACCATGGTCAACGGCAGCGGGTAGGCCAGCGCGTCGAGCAGATCGACATCGCGCTCGGCGAGTACTTTCGCCAGCAGGTCGTCGACCAGCTGCTCGGCGCGTTCCCGCATGCCACTGACAGTCCGTGCGGTGAACGCCTTGCTCACCAGTCCACGCAGCCGGGTGTGCTCCGGCGGCTCCATCCAGAGGAACGAGCCGGGCAGTTCGACATCGCTGTCGCCGTGCAGCAGGTCCGGCTCCTCGGCGTGGCTCCAGCGCGGATCCTGCATGATCGCCTGCGCCTCGTGATGCCTGGCGACCAAATGGGTGTCATGCGGTCCCGGCACGAACGGGCCCGCGGCCCGCAACACTTCGTAGCTGCCGTACGGGTTGTGCCGCATATGCGGAGCGACGCTCTCGATGACCGCCAGCTGAACCGAGGTCAATTCCTCGACCGCGGAATGGTCGGAACTCACCGGAAACTCCTGGATAGAAATAGACGCGACACGGAAAAGGAAATACCATTCGCCGGATCACGGTGGATAATTCCGCGGCCTGGACGTGAAGGAAATTCCGTCTTCCATGGTCGTCGGCGACGGACGCGCGGCGCGGCGGCGATCGCCCGTTCCTATCGGACCATAGTCGAAATACCTTATCGGGCAGTGCGATCGGCTGATCGGCCTTGTTTATCGCAGACATTAATTCACAACGAGTTCAAGGCATCGTCACAATTCGCTGTTGTCGTGGGAGACATGAATTCCGCGGAATCGGCCGGAACCCTGCACGGCCGCCTCGCCGAGATCGCCGCCGCCCATCCCACGGTGGCCGCCACGTTCTGGTCGGTGTCGGAGACCGTGGACTACGCCGAATTGCACCGGCGGTCCCGCATGGCCGCGACGGCGCTGGTGCGACGCGGTGTGCGCCGCGGGGAACCGGTGGGCATCCTCAGTCCGAACGCGCCCGAGTTCCTCACCTGCCTGTTCGGCGTTGCCGCGGCGGGTGCAGCGGCCACGCCCCTGCCGCTGCCCGCGGGCGCGCGGGCGGCCGGCGGCTACCCGAGGAAGCTCGCGGCCATCGTCGCGGCGGCGGGCATGCGCACCGTTCTGGTATCGCATCGTTTCGCCGACCTCACCACCGCGTTGCGAGACGCTATCGGCGTCGAATTCATCGACACCACAGCACTTTTCGAGTCCCACAGCACAGCGGATAC carries:
- a CDS encoding cytochrome P450; amino-acid sequence: MNTVTPTDVTFDAFDPSERTDPYPAYRRVRDVAALFPYAFGDVPVTLVTRYEECAAILTGAGWGHGYAAGISPFRDTTAAIPGSFVRMDPPEHGRYRKLVAKAFTPRLMAEMVPVAGQVVREIIDAAVERGELDVLNDLAVPLAVAMVPVRLLGADPADGAKFREWQLAIARGSDPDSLLGPDDVAARGTAAMECMGYFARLVQQKKANPTPDLLSALVAASADGDQLSEPEVIGMALLTLVAGMETSINLIGNGMLALLRNPDQLALLRDNPELIAPALDEMLRYDAPTQFTIRVALADTVVGEHQFRRGDGVVVLTASASRDERVYPGADTFDVTRYAGNRPARKHLGFSLGIHYCVGAPLARIEAEAAVGALLARAPEVSLATDAIEYRPSLIHRGILSLPVSL
- a CDS encoding cytochrome P450, with the translated sequence MSSDHSAVEELTSVQLAVIESVAPHMRHNPYGSYEVLRAAGPFVPGPHDTHLVARHHEAQAIMQDPRWSHAEEPDLLHGDSDVELPGSFLWMEPPEHTRLRGLVSKAFTARTVSGMRERAEQLVDDLLAKVLAERDVDLLDALAYPLPLTMVCELLGVPAEAHEHVRQISTGIARGLDPDVLLSRQELDARTTAVHAFLEFFGDLVEQRRRAPRADLITALVQADDAGARLTRTELLGTLLILVVAGHETTVNLIGNGVLALIRNPEQFERLRSFPELSEPAVDEVLRYDAPVHLTTRTAHDEITISGRTFAPGDAVIVLLASANRDPSAFPRAAEFDIARYARGRKAERHLSFGLGLHYCLGAPLARLEMHVVLRAIADRVASMTLLEEPPYRPNVVVRGMSQLRVRMEPR